From a single Gimesia fumaroli genomic region:
- a CDS encoding FecR family protein — protein MPDEDQQNEAEFERLMHRLADGSLEKAEVEHLESLLLDQPERQTLYLEYMLLDSSLIELGEVSKTAPELTFGHPRRKHLVPFSIWALATCALLCLIAVAIFVSAGRDQQKHLAELKTTRSESSVLQSTERNTAQDTLSDARIVAGHRAVFRGMHSPTSIGNRLTFSENYMLQDGLVKIRFVSGAEVILSAPALFQVVHNEKLVVNLGKCSVYAPEGAEGFEVSTPTSDVIDLGTRFSVVVAEDGASKVAVVDGEAEVSSLSKPGKRTLLKGDTAYVGTDLHLMEGSQDTQSDDYVASIPDRLISYKTNQDILGRAVDLSSLSVQRAGIDHSYHADDFILPRVNHYRPGSNAFGIVPAHAPADEHNQFGLMNLKFASGFINPGGQNNLHEGGFILGRDGTPGMNLVFDQPVINSPGPDLVIFDAQSIAHSLEGDVFRLYPRSDHSDARPMTIRKYDIDGHSEDAQIMTGCRLTQLSTNYANDGTPLPIVARSQLVHQVPSRLFAIGIDLDDMKIPPGGSITGLFLQDAQDDADRIDPVVIVGLPPIQ, from the coding sequence ATGCCGGATGAAGATCAGCAAAATGAAGCAGAATTTGAACGGCTCATGCACCGGCTCGCAGATGGTTCGCTTGAAAAAGCAGAAGTAGAACACCTGGAATCATTGCTATTGGATCAGCCTGAGCGTCAAACGCTGTACCTCGAATATATGTTGCTTGATTCGTCATTGATTGAACTGGGGGAAGTCAGCAAAACAGCCCCCGAGCTGACCTTTGGTCACCCACGACGGAAACACCTGGTCCCATTCAGCATTTGGGCTCTGGCAACGTGCGCTCTGCTTTGCCTGATTGCGGTGGCTATCTTTGTGTCAGCTGGCAGAGATCAACAAAAGCATTTAGCAGAGCTGAAAACAACAAGATCAGAAAGCAGCGTACTACAATCGACGGAGAGGAATACCGCGCAAGACACACTTTCCGATGCTCGAATTGTTGCAGGGCATCGTGCGGTATTTCGTGGTATGCATTCTCCCACGTCAATCGGCAATCGCTTAACGTTTTCCGAAAACTATATGTTGCAAGATGGGTTAGTAAAAATTCGTTTTGTCTCGGGAGCTGAAGTGATTTTGAGTGCGCCAGCGCTGTTTCAGGTTGTGCATAATGAGAAGCTTGTGGTGAACCTCGGGAAGTGCTCTGTATATGCACCAGAGGGAGCCGAAGGCTTTGAGGTCAGTACGCCGACAAGCGATGTGATTGATTTGGGAACTCGTTTTTCAGTTGTTGTTGCTGAAGACGGAGCATCAAAAGTGGCTGTCGTGGATGGCGAGGCGGAAGTTTCCTCTTTGAGTAAACCCGGCAAAAGAACATTGTTGAAAGGTGATACTGCCTATGTTGGCACTGACCTGCATTTAATGGAAGGAAGCCAAGATACACAAAGCGATGACTATGTCGCCTCTATCCCCGACCGCCTGATATCTTATAAAACAAATCAGGATATATTGGGACGAGCGGTAGACCTTTCGTCTTTGTCTGTACAGCGAGCGGGCATTGATCACTCTTACCATGCGGATGATTTCATTCTGCCTAGAGTCAATCATTATCGGCCCGGTTCCAACGCTTTTGGAATCGTTCCCGCCCATGCTCCCGCGGATGAACACAATCAATTCGGATTGATGAATCTTAAGTTTGCTTCAGGGTTCATAAATCCCGGAGGGCAGAACAATTTGCATGAAGGAGGGTTCATTCTGGGCCGTGATGGGACTCCCGGTATGAATCTCGTCTTTGATCAACCCGTGATTAATTCCCCCGGTCCTGATCTTGTGATTTTCGATGCGCAGTCAATTGCCCATTCTCTCGAAGGCGATGTCTTCCGTTTGTACCCACGATCAGACCACTCGGACGCTCGACCAATGACCATCAGGAAATACGACATTGATGGTCATTCCGAGGACGCACAAATTATGACCGGATGTCGTTTGACCCAATTGAGCACGAATTACGCCAACGATGGTACTCCACTTCCGATCGTGGCACGGTCACAGTTGGTACATCAAGTCCCCTCTCGCCTTTTTGCCATCGGTATCGATCTGGATGACATGAAGATCCCACCAGGAGGATCAATTACCGGACTGTTTCTTCAGGATGCCCAGGACGATGCAGACAGGATTGACCCGGTTGTCATTGTCGGTCTCCCACCCATTCAATAA
- a CDS encoding sigma-70 family RNA polymerase sigma factor — protein MEQKKQERQFTTLLTAHRRQLYAFIYSMLADHTDAEDVYQRCSMILWDKYEQYDSECEFLPWAMGIAFYEVKNFQRVLSRDRHHFSEQLLNQLFERIQSGKNVQNVQLTSLEKCLKLLRQKDLWLVQQVYWERRKCASVAQEMGMKINALYDRVGRIRSQLRNCVLRRVAEVDHAG, from the coding sequence ATGGAACAGAAGAAACAAGAACGACAATTTACGACTTTGCTGACGGCTCATCGCCGCCAGTTGTATGCTTTTATCTACTCAATGTTGGCAGATCACACAGACGCTGAAGATGTTTACCAGCGTTGCAGCATGATTCTGTGGGATAAGTACGAGCAGTACGATTCTGAATGCGAATTTCTTCCGTGGGCGATGGGAATCGCGTTTTATGAAGTGAAAAACTTTCAACGTGTCTTATCACGTGATCGCCATCATTTTTCAGAACAACTTCTCAATCAACTCTTCGAGCGAATTCAGAGCGGCAAAAACGTCCAGAATGTGCAACTAACGTCACTGGAAAAATGTTTGAAATTACTGCGTCAAAAAGATTTGTGGCTTGTGCAGCAAGTATATTGGGAACGACGCAAGTGTGCGTCCGTTGCACAAGAAATGGGGATGAAAATTAATGCGCTTTATGACCGGGTTGGCAGAATCCGCAGCCAGTTAAGAAACTGTGTTTTACGACGAGTGGCAGAGGTGGATCATGCCGGATGA
- a CDS encoding alpha/beta hydrolase domain-containing protein — MKQIPQVVAITILFGLISSSLRAEVKRFEITSREPFASGQAFGEVGAYERIIGRVYFELDPELPQNQNVIDLKLAPRNECGCVELSADLIILAPQDLSKGNGALLYGVNNRGNLNALRLLNYASGSNDPKEKKHAGDGFLMRHGFTVVWSGWDGELLPGNNRKRLYPPPITKKITGKVRCEIVPSSDTRRSVVNWANHGSYRPTPEGLKTATLTHRLLASHPRVPVPRSQWKLHISDVESDSSTQLPKVELEYPEGLKKLHIYELIYEAQDPVVMGTSFTSVRDLVSALKYGTGKDNPLLVDGQPLIQRAHSIGVSQSGRFLREMVYWGFNEDEEGQKVFDGIIPHVSGSGMGSFNHRFAQPTRHAGQHDHHDYPPDRFPFAYSTMTDPLSGLTEGILKRSEASGTAPLVMHTQSSSEYWNRSGSLTHTDPLGKTDVEIPENVRLYIFGGTQHGPSRFTTSIGDGQTAPNPADYKPFVRALLLSLDRWAKDGTEPPSSVYPKISEGTLVSWTQNATGFPQIPGIRYPGVIQQPSFLDFGPRWHTQRIVDHQPPIPRGDYRVLVPRSGPDGNDLGCLSAPEVAVPVATYTSWRLRNENGPAANQLYSLSGSYIPFPITKADREKNGDSRQSVETCYGTIDNYLNQLAAQCREYEKAGYLLKEDTERTLQTQRKRVAPLFARFNPNANITQPE, encoded by the coding sequence ATGAAACAGATACCGCAAGTCGTTGCCATCACGATTCTCTTCGGATTAATTTCGTCGTCACTACGCGCGGAAGTCAAGCGATTTGAAATCACGTCACGTGAACCCTTCGCCTCCGGTCAGGCATTTGGAGAAGTCGGCGCGTACGAACGAATTATTGGCCGCGTATATTTTGAACTAGATCCCGAACTGCCTCAGAATCAGAACGTGATTGATCTGAAACTGGCGCCTCGGAACGAATGCGGATGCGTTGAACTATCCGCGGATCTGATCATTCTAGCGCCGCAAGATTTGAGTAAAGGCAACGGGGCTCTGCTTTACGGTGTCAACAATCGTGGAAATCTGAATGCCCTGCGACTGTTAAACTATGCCTCGGGTAGCAACGATCCGAAAGAGAAGAAACACGCGGGCGACGGATTTCTGATGCGCCATGGATTTACTGTGGTCTGGAGCGGTTGGGATGGGGAACTGTTGCCGGGCAACAATCGGAAGCGGCTTTATCCGCCACCGATCACGAAGAAAATTACCGGTAAAGTACGCTGCGAGATTGTGCCCAGTTCGGATACAAGGCGTTCGGTGGTGAACTGGGCGAATCATGGCTCCTATCGACCAACGCCTGAAGGACTGAAGACGGCAACATTGACTCATCGCTTACTGGCCAGTCATCCGCGAGTTCCTGTTCCTCGGTCACAATGGAAACTCCATATCTCCGATGTGGAGAGCGATTCATCAACCCAATTACCAAAGGTGGAATTGGAGTATCCAGAGGGGCTCAAGAAACTTCACATTTACGAACTGATTTATGAAGCACAGGATCCCGTGGTGATGGGAACCAGCTTTACTTCCGTTCGTGATCTGGTCTCTGCGTTGAAGTACGGGACAGGGAAAGATAATCCGTTGCTGGTTGATGGACAGCCGCTGATTCAACGGGCACATTCCATCGGCGTTTCGCAGAGCGGACGATTTCTACGCGAGATGGTCTACTGGGGCTTCAACGAGGACGAAGAGGGACAGAAAGTCTTCGATGGGATTATTCCTCATGTGTCCGGTTCCGGCATGGGGTCGTTCAACCATCGCTTTGCCCAGCCGACACGTCATGCCGGTCAACATGATCATCATGATTACCCGCCTGATCGTTTTCCATTTGCTTATAGCACAATGACTGACCCTCTATCGGGATTGACTGAGGGAATTCTTAAACGCTCAGAGGCTAGTGGTACTGCGCCGCTGGTGATGCATACTCAGTCGTCATCGGAATACTGGAATCGCAGCGGTTCCCTTACTCACACTGACCCGCTCGGCAAAACCGACGTAGAAATCCCCGAAAATGTGCGACTCTACATCTTTGGTGGGACGCAACATGGTCCGAGCCGATTCACAACCAGTATTGGCGATGGTCAAACAGCCCCGAATCCTGCGGATTACAAACCCTTTGTGCGCGCGTTGCTGCTGTCGCTTGATCGCTGGGCAAAGGATGGAACTGAGCCGCCTTCAAGTGTCTATCCGAAGATCAGCGAAGGCACTCTTGTGAGTTGGACGCAGAACGCAACGGGATTTCCGCAGATCCCCGGCATTCGCTATCCGGGAGTGATTCAACAGCCGTCCTTTCTTGATTTCGGCCCGCGCTGGCATACTCAGCGGATCGTGGATCATCAACCACCGATCCCTCGCGGCGATTACAGGGTCCTTGTTCCGCGTTCGGGGCCGGATGGAAATGACCTCGGCTGCTTGTCCGCGCCTGAGGTTGCTGTTCCGGTCGCCACTTATACAAGCTGGCGTTTACGTAATGAGAATGGTCCTGCGGCAAACCAACTCTATAGTTTGTCGGGGTCGTACATTCCTTTTCCCATCACCAAAGCAGATCGTGAGAAAAATGGTGATTCCAGGCAGTCTGTGGAAACGTGTTATGGCACAATTGATAATTATCTCAATCAACTCGCAGCGCAATGCCGCGAGTACGAAAAGGCTGGCTATCTTCTGAAGGAAGACACGGAACGAACTCTTCAGACGCAGCGAAAGCGGGTTGCTCCATTGTTCGCCAGGTTTAACCCAAATGCGAATATCACGCAGCCGGAATAG
- a CDS encoding BlaI/MecI/CopY family transcriptional regulator has translation MPPKQYHVTDTELLVLQVLWERSRATTREVCDEIYPEGSTSQYYTVQKLLERLESRNCVERDRSQRVHIFSATIDRETLIQERLRGLSDSLCGGSVIPMLTGLIQMRRWTTAEQKQLNQLLEEVSGKKSKRN, from the coding sequence ATGCCACCAAAGCAATACCATGTCACCGATACCGAGCTGTTAGTCCTTCAGGTTCTCTGGGAACGTAGCCGTGCCACCACGCGCGAAGTATGTGATGAGATCTATCCGGAAGGATCTACGTCTCAGTATTATACAGTCCAGAAGCTATTAGAACGACTTGAGTCCCGAAACTGTGTCGAACGAGACCGCAGTCAACGAGTCCATATCTTCTCGGCGACGATCGATCGTGAGACTTTAATTCAGGAACGGCTACGGGGCCTTTCCGATTCTTTGTGTGGTGGATCAGTGATACCAATGCTGACAGGACTGATTCAGATGCGTCGCTGGACGACTGCCGAACAGAAACAACTGAACCAACTGTTAGAGGAAGTCTCCGGCAAGAAATCGAAACGGAATTAG
- a CDS encoding M56 family metallopeptidase yields the protein MWFESAAHVVLSILTIAAILCGVAELVSRVMRQRWPAIEHAFWLAVLLRLVIPPFMPLATPGFPFWNDSESTISQTTPQAPTAIDPKVSINDKSTSIDTKIFEEAQRFPKRADVTASHNQKGDSTQNSAKTKSSLPESKKLVEKDQTILAQGTAAPSLKEAKRLPTKPKTINTTGTVIPLSVTASERIAWIVCFIWVTGSLTVLVKSLRSIWSFSKLLQLTVPVSSDVQAVISEIANQIGLKKVPTVRVLTATIPPLVWSGLRNTMVVLPRDLSAMEEPITRDLLLAHEFAHLQRRDYLTRWLELATAVLWWWCPLFWLARYRLRAAEESACDTRVLQLWPERADEYAKAIVETVAFIANAQKQPELATGGSGSVRQLKSRLKLIERNRSNVASGFASPLLILLLAILSCPLLLVGKTANESVTATNPQNVDSAEIFSPQKQQEIQKKRSSKKPSQPVALPPYCKPFFTVPAPDNSQIAFTGRYIKQDGSRKYGLFCYNPAKKIVKCLIEKGLKTKPAWSPDSQKLAIGNSPGYGNIYPLVVIDVESGEIDKTGVQGAGAVWSPDGRLIAVSTQFGNAGSWIGGIPADGRIGIWDTTSRKLKYVSPAGINQQDRDSEFRFMTGGIFPRWSPNGKWLAWTQRTTELHPDMKKKSRSEIWAARIDGSSLQRVFKDSTTVSWSKDSASLTETKSGRQVSLKQSETAVPEDWPTLPSVLKKQLIKHKAAAQRVAQFDSKIVLAANRLWQNPELEDIESIEFTHRMSPIRLDEHFQWKKEGTFRVEVTHREDGSEHYGVGWSILKRSDGSTFTFKDSYAYPRYRSTEDIESAQRKPYQLSAKELLRRDTLRHLSGTRLNFVAIDWGRNPNDFRITDYIQKNNTRLIELRATPHASRRVRLNAGAMFETTSWSYMHDVYSNRTILTIDDQNRIIREVAYKGDEVIAEVDLSDWVTSKNGQQAPLRIAIHFPENNFHVDQKFRITDADLWILTSGTSQFAEKEAQKEEIIDLKINASSKALNEAVKKAQSKLKEMTASALPQHKVALQGLTPLEPGATHTFHANPEVGANQFRPQSIRWMPTNFSSNVTRTWGITTPTAELYFPPLKSNPLNINTNLMLVLYDEHRLPLFASTVPEAAVTASSRSAKETLNPLLKNHQLWLRTKDAPQPNVSFQFEGQDEQSPRQLPHKSLKINRGITLLLALDSIRHAPERWKMPIAFSADWNGRPVRVLGLNGPKFSQEVGSGLEKETGTYSYVGGYSISSNKDLVLVVDAETGFPLVERSESMEFQFLDYTEVSPGQFAPLRIICKTRAFDMDLRFQILDGKLWLFDREAHLKNISKVSTSQILIDGKKPSRVIRSSIPDSKGELPWVQWDELKSRQPEQKGDQLSASFAAFTKPWTHPSWNNLTEIRAETGADGRLILRCSLVSYPRLGIAKYWTLTRFSGESVEPMTCAETLEKKSQCEVVVAPFEINQTTLVPRQSDEISQTAEKWSLGGSASQKTRVKSFSIHRDPQQRAVLTPEILSTSYYKGQLVRVTGVLIRDGIVVASGSATDSFRTLSTPEVSKEARVLLLNSDRQTGNSVLIGHRSVVTSSPVGSTWAQLIDDNYFTSFAPRGLLSSRFAEVRQIGLQSLYMQQSKEIYVQYHRERRKGRVAENLIPYRDILNQILSGQNDDSPAAIALACRMAGFSENPKFQTALRALLKHPSEIVRDSAAIGLGLLGQNDAIERLRHLAEQPEPLKETATDQLQRLTRQHASWALKRADD from the coding sequence ATGTGGTTTGAATCAGCAGCTCACGTGGTTCTGAGTATTCTGACAATTGCCGCTATTCTCTGTGGCGTCGCAGAATTAGTGAGCCGCGTAATGCGACAGCGTTGGCCAGCCATTGAACACGCATTCTGGCTTGCCGTACTGCTGAGACTGGTCATTCCTCCCTTTATGCCACTCGCTACACCTGGATTCCCTTTCTGGAACGATTCAGAGTCGACGATCTCACAAACAACGCCCCAGGCCCCTACTGCGATTGATCCTAAGGTCTCAATCAATGACAAATCCACTTCCATTGACACTAAAATATTTGAGGAAGCCCAGCGTTTTCCGAAAAGAGCAGATGTCACAGCTAGCCATAATCAGAAAGGTGACTCAACGCAAAACTCAGCAAAAACAAAGTCATCTCTTCCCGAATCTAAAAAGCTTGTTGAAAAGGACCAGACAATATTGGCTCAGGGTACTGCCGCTCCTTCCCTGAAAGAGGCAAAGCGTCTGCCCACCAAACCAAAAACAATAAACACAACTGGTACAGTAATACCACTCTCAGTTACTGCCAGCGAAAGGATCGCCTGGATCGTCTGTTTCATTTGGGTGACCGGTTCCCTGACTGTCCTGGTCAAGTCCCTGAGATCGATCTGGTCATTTTCGAAGTTACTGCAACTCACTGTTCCCGTTTCATCTGATGTGCAAGCTGTCATATCCGAAATTGCAAATCAGATTGGTCTCAAGAAAGTTCCCACGGTCAGAGTTTTGACGGCAACAATCCCTCCGCTGGTCTGGTCTGGTTTACGGAATACCATGGTCGTACTTCCACGTGACTTGTCTGCGATGGAAGAACCGATCACACGGGATCTACTTCTGGCGCACGAGTTTGCTCATCTCCAGAGACGCGATTATTTAACGCGATGGCTGGAACTCGCTACCGCCGTGTTATGGTGGTGGTGCCCGCTGTTCTGGTTAGCCCGATACCGCTTACGCGCAGCAGAAGAGTCGGCGTGCGACACCCGCGTTCTGCAACTCTGGCCTGAAAGGGCTGACGAATATGCCAAGGCAATCGTTGAGACCGTTGCTTTTATCGCCAATGCACAGAAGCAGCCGGAATTAGCTACCGGAGGATCCGGGTCAGTACGTCAATTGAAATCACGACTAAAATTGATCGAAAGGAATCGTTCAAACGTCGCTTCTGGATTCGCAAGCCCCCTCCTGATTCTGTTACTGGCGATCCTTTCTTGCCCGCTTTTACTCGTGGGAAAAACAGCCAATGAGAGTGTCACAGCAACCAACCCACAAAATGTAGATTCAGCAGAAATATTCAGTCCACAAAAACAACAAGAAATTCAAAAGAAACGATCCAGCAAAAAGCCTTCGCAACCAGTTGCTTTACCTCCATATTGCAAACCATTCTTTACGGTCCCTGCCCCAGACAACTCCCAGATAGCTTTCACGGGCAGATATATCAAACAGGACGGGTCAAGGAAATACGGTCTTTTCTGCTATAATCCAGCTAAGAAAATAGTCAAATGCCTGATTGAAAAAGGGCTGAAGACAAAGCCAGCCTGGTCCCCGGATTCACAAAAACTGGCTATTGGAAACTCGCCCGGCTACGGCAACATCTATCCGCTGGTCGTGATCGATGTGGAATCTGGTGAAATTGACAAAACCGGTGTGCAGGGCGCAGGAGCTGTCTGGTCACCCGACGGTCGTTTGATCGCTGTGTCAACACAATTTGGAAATGCTGGCTCCTGGATCGGAGGAATTCCTGCAGACGGACGCATTGGAATATGGGATACAACTTCTCGAAAACTCAAATATGTCAGTCCGGCGGGAATCAATCAGCAAGATCGCGACTCGGAATTTCGTTTTATGACAGGAGGTATTTTTCCAAGATGGTCGCCCAATGGAAAGTGGCTGGCCTGGACTCAACGCACTACTGAATTGCATCCTGACATGAAAAAGAAGTCACGATCAGAGATCTGGGCCGCACGCATTGATGGAAGTTCGTTACAGCGTGTTTTTAAAGATTCTACAACCGTGAGTTGGTCAAAGGATAGTGCCTCTCTGACCGAAACGAAAAGTGGCAGGCAGGTTTCCCTGAAACAATCAGAAACGGCTGTTCCTGAAGATTGGCCGACGCTTCCCAGCGTTTTGAAGAAACAACTTATAAAGCATAAAGCGGCCGCCCAGAGAGTAGCTCAGTTTGATTCCAAAATCGTCCTGGCTGCCAATCGTCTTTGGCAAAACCCTGAGCTGGAGGACATCGAATCCATCGAATTCACGCATCGTATGTCACCAATCCGACTTGATGAGCATTTCCAATGGAAAAAAGAGGGAACGTTCCGCGTTGAGGTAACACACCGCGAAGATGGCTCCGAACATTATGGAGTTGGCTGGTCGATTCTAAAACGTTCCGACGGTTCCACCTTCACATTTAAAGACAGTTACGCTTATCCTCGGTACCGAAGCACAGAAGATATCGAAAGTGCACAACGCAAGCCATACCAGCTGTCGGCCAAAGAACTTCTCAGACGCGACACCCTGCGGCATCTATCGGGAACCCGCTTGAATTTCGTAGCCATCGACTGGGGACGAAATCCCAATGACTTCAGAATTACTGATTACATACAGAAAAATAACACTCGGCTCATCGAACTACGAGCAACTCCCCATGCCTCTCGTCGTGTCCGGTTAAACGCCGGTGCCATGTTTGAAACAACATCATGGTCCTATATGCATGACGTCTACAGCAATCGGACAATCTTGACGATCGACGACCAGAATCGCATTATTCGCGAAGTCGCCTACAAAGGTGATGAAGTGATCGCTGAGGTTGATTTATCGGATTGGGTTACATCGAAAAATGGTCAGCAGGCACCGTTGAGAATTGCGATTCATTTTCCCGAGAATAACTTCCACGTTGATCAGAAATTTCGTATCACCGATGCAGATCTGTGGATCTTAACCAGCGGCACGTCTCAATTTGCTGAGAAAGAAGCGCAGAAAGAAGAGATTATCGACCTGAAAATCAATGCTTCATCGAAAGCCCTGAACGAAGCAGTAAAGAAAGCACAATCCAAATTAAAAGAAATGACCGCATCGGCTCTCCCTCAGCATAAGGTCGCGTTACAGGGATTGACTCCATTAGAACCAGGTGCCACTCACACCTTTCATGCGAACCCTGAAGTAGGCGCCAATCAATTTCGTCCCCAATCAATAAGATGGATGCCGACGAACTTCTCTTCAAACGTAACCCGCACATGGGGGATCACCACCCCGACAGCAGAATTATACTTCCCGCCTTTGAAATCGAATCCGCTGAACATCAACACAAACTTGATGCTCGTACTGTATGATGAGCATCGACTACCGTTATTCGCATCGACCGTTCCTGAAGCAGCCGTAACTGCCAGCAGCCGGTCGGCCAAAGAGACATTGAACCCATTACTGAAGAACCATCAGCTCTGGTTACGCACCAAAGACGCTCCTCAACCCAATGTATCATTCCAGTTTGAAGGACAGGATGAACAGTCTCCGCGTCAACTGCCCCACAAAAGTCTTAAAATCAATCGCGGCATCACACTGTTGCTCGCTCTAGATAGCATTCGACACGCACCAGAGCGCTGGAAAATGCCAATTGCATTTTCAGCAGACTGGAATGGACGCCCTGTGCGCGTTTTGGGTTTGAATGGCCCGAAATTTTCTCAGGAAGTCGGTTCAGGACTCGAAAAAGAAACCGGTACCTACTCATATGTAGGCGGTTATTCAATCAGCTCGAACAAGGACCTCGTGCTGGTTGTTGATGCCGAGACCGGTTTTCCGCTGGTCGAACGCTCTGAATCGATGGAATTTCAATTTCTCGACTATACGGAAGTGTCGCCAGGGCAGTTTGCGCCATTACGGATCATCTGCAAAACGCGAGCGTTTGATATGGACCTGCGATTCCAGATTCTTGATGGCAAATTATGGCTCTTTGACCGAGAGGCCCATCTAAAAAATATATCGAAGGTCTCGACCAGCCAAATTCTGATCGACGGCAAAAAACCAAGTAGAGTAATTCGTTCCAGTATACCCGATTCGAAAGGAGAACTACCCTGGGTCCAGTGGGACGAGTTGAAGTCGCGCCAGCCGGAACAGAAAGGGGACCAACTCTCCGCATCATTTGCAGCATTCACCAAACCCTGGACACATCCGTCATGGAATAATTTAACAGAGATTAGAGCTGAAACAGGCGCTGATGGCAGACTGATTCTTCGCTGCAGCCTGGTTTCTTACCCGCGACTCGGAATTGCTAAGTATTGGACGCTGACTCGGTTTTCTGGCGAATCAGTAGAACCGATGACATGTGCAGAAACACTGGAAAAGAAGAGTCAGTGCGAAGTCGTAGTCGCACCGTTTGAAATCAATCAAACCACACTGGTGCCTCGACAGTCCGATGAAATTTCGCAAACAGCCGAAAAATGGTCCTTAGGGGGCTCTGCTTCACAGAAGACTCGAGTGAAGTCGTTTTCCATTCACCGCGATCCACAGCAACGCGCCGTGCTGACACCGGAAATCCTGAGTACATCTTACTATAAAGGTCAGCTGGTCCGTGTGACGGGGGTGTTGATACGAGATGGCATTGTCGTCGCTTCCGGTTCCGCAACTGATTCCTTCAGAACGTTGAGTACCCCAGAAGTTTCAAAAGAGGCACGAGTTTTATTACTGAATTCCGATCGACAAACTGGCAACTCTGTTCTAATTGGCCACCGGTCTGTCGTCACGAGTTCTCCCGTAGGTAGCACCTGGGCGCAGCTCATAGATGATAATTATTTCACTTCGTTCGCCCCCAGGGGGCTTCTATCCAGTCGTTTTGCCGAGGTCAGACAGATTGGCTTACAGAGTCTCTATATGCAGCAATCAAAAGAGATCTACGTTCAATATCATCGAGAACGCCGTAAAGGAAGAGTTGCCGAAAACCTGATCCCCTATCGGGATATCCTGAATCAGATCTTATCTGGTCAGAACGACGATTCCCCTGCTGCTATCGCACTGGCCTGTCGCATGGCGGGCTTTTCTGAGAATCCCAAATTCCAGACAGCACTCCGGGCGCTCTTGAAACATCCTTCTGAAATCGTCCGAGATTCAGCAGCTATCGGTCTCGGTCTGCTCGGCCAGAACGATGCCATCGAACGCTTGCGCCATCTGGCTGAGCAACCTGAACCATTAAAAGAAACAGCCACGGATCAACTGCAACGCCTCACCAGACAGCATGCATCCTGGGCGTTGAAACGAGCCGACGACTGA